The segment TGCAGAAACATACTCATTGTATTATCTTGCCTTTACCATGATCAAGACACAAATGTAGCCACACAGCCAAGAGCATGCTGCAGGCTGGTTTGGAGGCTGTTGAATGATGTTATGgtgttatgagtgtgtgtgtgcatgtgtgtgtgagagagagtcagtgCTAAGAGAGCGAGGATGTTCATGTAcaaatttgtttgtgtttgcgtgtgcttattttgcgtgtgtgtgcatatgaacTGACCATTGATAGTTGCAGATTTTTAGGCTGTATTCTCCTTTTACAGGAGGAAACACAGCGCTGCCCATGAAACACTCTAGTGCATTCTTCTGCCCCAAAGTGCCATGGACACAGACAGTATGATCATGCATTGACCTTCTCCTTAAAGTATGACTGTTGTTTCCCAAGTGCAATTTACATTTAATCTGCTAAATAAGGGAAAGTATTCAGTtcatttcccctctctttccttctcgctCTCTGGTTCTTTCAGTCAAGTCAGTGAAGACTCACCACTCATTTGAGCGTGTCTAAAATTTGCTGACTCAGAGGGAATGTGGAGATATGACAGCGGCACGTGTGCTTGAccccactcaccctctcttcctccttctcctccccactccatccctccctcctcccctccagcctcccctccaaCCTCGCCCTGCAACGCTTGCCTCAATTCATCCCATCCCACCAAAACCTCCAGCCAATTCCCTCCCAGCACTCCACCACCCCAAGCccagaaccccccccacccccctgtcttCCACACCCAGAGTCCACAGTGTGTTTACATTAGCGAGCTTAGCTAAGCTAGCTTCGCTCTGTTTATGAAGCTGCTGTACGCTTATGCTTGGTCATGCTGAGGCCTGTCGCCCATGGCAACCAATTAAACTCCCCCGCTGCTGAAGTAACTGTTATCTGATTAAAGCCATCGTTGCTAATTAAAcagccatcttctctctctttttgttattCTTTCTTTCCCGCTGTGACGTACATAGCGTTTCTCTTTCTCAACCCTCCTCCTTCACAatatcaccctcctccctctctttcttcctctctttcagaAGCAGTCAACCTCATCTTGGCCTCTTTCACTTCTGCAGGGGGAACTTGCTACAATGGATGTGACCACTAGTTGGCAGTAGCTGAAATGTGATCTGTCGGGAAGGTGGGAGCCTTCAGATGTTTATCACTGCCCCACAACAGCCCCACAAGGCAGACTGTGAAAAGTCGGTAGCATTTTAATGCCAGGTGTCTAtcactctcaccatctctctgccTGGGTCCAAGAGTATGACAAaagtcagcagagagagagatatataaagagagagagacagagagagaaaaagacagagacagagaggaagtgagtgagaaagtgaggaggaggaggaggaaagaagaaaaggagagatcGATGCCCTCTGGCCCCAGTCGCTCAGCAGCTACACATGCAGTCATGCAGTAATGTACTTCATAAATATCGACTGGAGAGCCGGAATGGGGGTTATAAATCCTGCAGCATGTCctgttgaggagagagagtgcaacTGGGAGACGCTTCCGTGTCACTGGGGCGGCCATGATGCCTCAAACTGGAACGTATGTTTTAGACGTTATGTGGGTAATAAATTGAAAAGCACTGAATAGGGTAGAATATATGATGTATAATAAAACGAATTGAGGGTGTGCACGTTTCTGAAAACAGGAGATGCATATTGATCTGAGTATTTGCTTTATGACTCTTTAATATATcataatttctctctctctatttctttttctctctctccatcccttgttTCTATCATTGCAGGAACTCCATCTCTACTGTCCTGCTTCCTGATCACCacgtatatgtgcgtgtgtaaacCACCCCTCGGTGGAAAAAAAATGTAGTACTATTAACTGTTGGTTAAAGAGCTAAATCTAATTTTGATGCTACATGCTACatggttttatatattttaatatGAAAGAGGAATGCTACATGACAGTGAAGATAAATAGtaacaaataaacacaaataaTCCACTTAAAAAAAGGTTACATAATGTTGAAGAAAACTTATAATGGTATAGCTTATTGAATATTAGAATAAGCCTTCATGTGATATTTAAAAAACAGAAATATGTGATTGATATATTGACTCTGTCATGCTCCCTCACTGCACAcaactgtacatgcacacacacatccactcccaTAATGGAAATTGATGCAGAAGTCAGACATATAATTTATGAAGCATAACAATATGCATATTGGGGGCCATGAAACAGACTGTTTATCTGCCTGAGCCTGCTCAAATCAATGTTCATGTCACCATCTTTATTCATGTGTGTGATCTGATTCCATGGCCCCATAATGTCCAGTCCACAAGGAGGTCACAACATCCACATTCAGTGTTACATCAATGGTACATGCATGGTACTATATTTGTTATATTAAATGTATAATGTGAAGTATATGAGCTTTTTATCAGCCCTCAGGAGGAATACAACCTTTTGGTCCGATATTACCTTTGTGTGGCTTttcatgtgccagtatgcagatgtgtgtgtatgtgcaggcaCAGGATATCAATGCACTTTACATGTGCACgtgtattttttgtgtgtgcataattAAGTGGACCgccatctccccctctgccatccCAGGTCAACAGCAAGTGGGGTGTtactgagacagagacagagctttCTACTGAAGTCTTACTCAGACGACTGACATTTTGTCCCACACTATTTATAAGAGACAAACAGCGCCTACAGCCACACGCATTCCAGAAACCTCCAGAACCAACTGTTGTGAAAATATGCTCAActctgtgtgtcatctgtgtttcAGAGAAATTGCCATATTGCTCGTATTCCTCCGCCGATTTTAATGAAGACCAGGGGCCTGTTTCATAAAGAGAGTTTACTGAGTAAGCCAGGCTTTTGTCAGTTACTTTCCCAGACACAAGCCTGTCTTATTTGGTAAACTTGCTTTATGGATCAGGCCCCATGTCACATGTTTTTTAAAGTTGGTAGCTTGCCGCCCACGGAAGGCAATAAACTGAAGTACACGTTGAAACACTAATGGTGTCTGTAtagaggatgggaggatgggGTTAAACCAAACAGAACTTCATCAAGTTTGGGTCtgcattttcatttttattGATTCCTTTTGCATGGCATTAGCATAAATTACTTATTTAGTTTTTATTGTTTAGTTTTTTGCTTTGCTTGTCCCGGAATATACCTGTCCACTTAAAAAACTAAAATAGGTCACCTGACATGGATAGCCAATAGAAAGACACAAAAGCCCTGGCCTTCCACTGAGAGAGCAAAAGACAGGAAAAAAATACACTTACATTTGTATCATAAGCTTTTCCCTTGGCATTGTTAACAATTACAAAGTGAATTTTGACAGTGATGAGAAGTTAAAATAGCAGATATTGTTGACACAGAAGGATAGAACTGACCAAGAATTCACACCAAAAGCAAAGCTTGCATCTTATTTTCCTATTGAATTAAATGGATAGGACATAAATGTGTAGTAAAAACTAAAAAGTCTTAAAACGTTTAAATTGAACTTTATTTAAATAAAGATGCAAGCCTTGGTTTAAATGCTTAGTAAATCTGGTCTGGAATTCCATAACATTTCCAGAAAACACAAAGCGATATTCATACGGTATGGTAAGACTGTGAGTGTGTAGACAGACCTAGTTAAATCCTGCAGGTATGCTAGCTGATATGTGTATACaatactgtatgtactgtactgcTGCTGGTTTCACTGCATTATGTACAGGGACACTTCTTGGATAAACCAGCATACTGTATCTTTAAGAGAAGCAAAGTGAGTGACAACAGCCTCATTGGTCATTGTTGTTAAAAACGACAGAATTTCCAAAACTATTATACCCCCCTGCTTCCCCACACCCCAAAAAATTGCCATTATGCACAGAAAACATAGACACAACTTGGCAGACGGAAGTGATTCGTTGTTATAGCTTTCACAGTCTGTCAACGGAGAGTGGCCAGTGGCGGGCCCTGTCCAGGCGCTGTGGCGTGAGGGGAAAATGCCTCCACAGCAAAACCAAGTTCCTTCCGGCGCTCCCGTCCAAATCCATCCCTGTCTGCCCCATCCTGCGGAAGGCAAGCGTTACACGTTCGTGCGCGTCGTTggcagggagacacagaggaggctAAGCCATCGCCCTCATCATCAGGGATTGGTGCTTTTTGCATGTGTGCGACTACTTGTccatgagaatgtgtgtgtgtgtgtgtgtatttgtgtgtacatgttgtgtCCGTGTGcgtctaagtgtgtgtttgcgtgtgcggaTCTTTGGACTCAGCTAATGATTCCGGAGTGGTTCAGAAAGGATTTCCAGTTCTCTATATCTGTCCTGTATCTGCACATGAGGCCAGAGTAGAATGTCACATCCCAGTTCTCATAGGCTTCTCACAGTCAACAAGACAGACTGAACCAGAAGAGATTGTAAGATTGtgtggggagagaaaaagagagagagagactgaaacgCATCTGAACAGAGAAGAGAGTCCAGTCCTGAGTTGCTCCTGGTCAGGTGACTTCTTGAGAGTGACCGAGGAAAGGGGGAAGATGAGGATGGaggcctctctttcctctatatGCAGTAGTATGGGTGGAGGCCAAGGGCATCACTAGAAGAGTTAGAAAgcaggtgttggtgtgtgtgtgtgtgcgcgggtgcATGGAAACCTTAACACAGTTCTTTATCTGCCGGGAAGGAGCAGTTTGTTCAGTGTTGGGGGGTCAGGAGTGTTGAGGAGGAatggggggagggttagggttcagtTCTGTTCTAGCTCGTCCACTGTGGGGGTGTTGTAGCTCTGGAAGAGAGGCTGCATGAAGAGGCCCAAGgtgccagtcacacacaccaacacgaaGATCCACAGGAACAGCCTGTCAATCACCATGGCTACATACTTCCAGTCTTCAATgatctgggggagaggagaggagtggagaggaaaagagaggaaaagaggaggtaATTGAAGTATTTTGATATGAACAATTAAAAGAAAGAGTGTTAGAAACGACAACAAAGTTAGAAAACACAAAATATGCCTTTAAGAAAATGTGCACTGTTATAATAATGATTGTGAACAATGCATTGGGAAAGCAGTCACAGTGTATCTGTACAGACTGTAGCTGCAATTCATTTTGGCCACAGATGGTGTGCAGTGCCTGCAGTTAGGACATGCCAAATACCCTGTGATGCAATAGGCCCCCACTTAGAAACAACATTGTCTGTTTTGACTTTTTATATAACACTGGAACACACTGCGCACACACtgcgcacacaaacaaatacgcaCACATTTCTCAATACGTCACCCCAGATACCACTCACCCCTTCATCGTCGTCCTCACTCTTCATCTTCTCGGCCACGTAGCGCACCCCGTCCACCGCCTCGTCCACGCCGGCGTGACACTTGACCGTCATCCTCTTCCTTAAGTCCGTGTTGTCCCCCAGGTCGCTGATCCTCCAGCCGTAGCGTCGCGCCGACTCCTCGTTCGCAAAGAAGGACGAGGGCGATGACTCTGCCGCGGCCGCCACCGCCCCAGCCACCGCCACCGCCCCGTCCCCCAGCTTGAGGTCGGAGTAGTACGAGCGCTGATGGTGTTTCCGGCGGAAACGCTCCCGGATGTTCGAGCTCCCCGGGCGCCGCATAAACAGGAAGGAGGGCAGGCGGTACAGGAAGATGCGTTTGACCCAGGGGGGCATGGTGTGCGTGCTGGGCGAGCGGTGGTGCACGTTCAGCACGCACACGCTGGTCACGATGGAGAAGGTCACCAGCACCATGGCGAACATCAGGTACTTGCCGATCAGCGGCACCGCCAGGGAGGTGGGCGGGACGATCTTGGAGATCAGGAGCAGGAACACGGTCAGGGCCAGCAGGACGGAGATGCACAGGGTCATCTTCTCTCCGCAGTCGGAGGGCAGGTAGAACACCAGGATGGCCAGGGAGGTGATGAGGACACAGGGGATGATCAGGTTGATGGTGTAGAACAGCGGCTTCCTCTTGATGATGAAGTCGTAGGTGATGTCCAGATACGTGGCATCGAACGGGTCCTCGTTCTTGCGGCCGGGCAGCGCCACGATGTCCCACTCGCCGCTGGGCTTGAAGTCGTCGCGGCTGGCGAAGTCGCTGAGCAGGATGAGGTCGATCTCCGTGCGGTCGTACGTCCAGGAGCGGAACTTGAGCGTGCAGTTCTGCTGGTCGAAGGGGAAGTCGCGCACCTCGATCTTGCACGCCGACTTGTAGATGGCGGGCGGGAGCCAGGCCACCTCGCCGTTGTTGGAGATCACGGCGTTGGAGTAGAAGGACACCTCGTAGGTCCCGTCtgcactgtggggggggggggggggggagggggagggggggaggggcattaTTGTGCACCGTCTGTGTCTCGCTGTCACATTGAAGTAGGGATAAGAAGGACAGTTGAAAGAAAAGGAATATGGGAGGACAACGAAAGTgggtagagagaaaaaaaatagagagagagagagagacagggagagagagagatagaaccaCAACCACACAACACAGTATCTGTCGCTGAAGCTGCAGAGATTCCTAATGTCCCCATGACACCATGCATTAGACATCCAAGACTTATCAATAATGGAGAGGGTCAGCACCCGAATGCACCCGTCACACTCATTCTCCTCGCGCCGTTGCCCCGAAATATACATCTAGTTAAATATGAAGAGCTGTAGcccacacaccagtcacacaACACCTGCAGACATCAACATGTACACCCTAAACATCAACCAGGCTCCTGTTTGTTCATGTCCCAGTTGATCAGATAAAAGGTTTGCACCCAAAACAGCAGTGAAACTCTAGAACCTTAGTAGCTGAAACTCAATCGCAAAACAATTAAGTGCTTcaagaaaacacatttttgtgcAGTTCAAATTCCACTTAATGTCATCAACCAAACCCAATAACTATCATATCGACCAAACCTAGCCATGAAAAATGAAACCAGTTTACATTTGTGACAAGCCACATGCGAATCAAATCCAGTCTTATCTCATTAACGCTCCAGATGAAACATGACAGAGAAACTGGGCTCCGCTCCCGCTTGCGAATCCGTGTTCCGGAGTGTCCTGATGAGACACGCCCcagaccccctccacccaccagcCCCAGACccctttaccacacacacacacacacacacacaccctgaggcaAGAGGACGAGCACCTCGACATGCCCCAGGGGCAAGGCTGGCATGCTGTTTTCAtaatctcccccaccccccacctcctcctctccagattGACATGGCTCATCTAACCCTGCTCGCTAAGCCCTCATCTCAGTCACCACTATGGCCGACGGGTTACATAACTTTCCGACCTTGGTTTAAATTGGGAGGAAGTGCAGAAGCAGTCGGCCCAGTGAgttggaacacacacagtaacagagTAACTTACCCACTTGCATTGTGAATATGAAAGAAACACGCAGGTGGTTTATGGAGCAGAGATTTCTACTCATAAAACCCTAATCTCATAAAAAGGAAGGAATATGTTGTTCAGGGCTGCACACCCAAGacaagcagagacacacacactacgctGACTCACTTGTTGTAGAGGACAATGTCTGGAAGCCAGATGTGTTGGGAAGGGAGGCGAATCTTTTTAATGCCTTCATATTCCTCAGGGTCCCACATTAACCTGTAGTCATGCCACCCCTAGGAagatcatacacacaaacacacatttcaacTAGAAAAGGTTATCCACATTAGTCTATGTAGCATAACATACATGTGCATAAGACCTTTGCAAAGGTCTTTCCAAAAAAAGGCCAATGTGCTGAGGAAGGTGGTGAAGAGAATAACAGAACTGTCTGCAAAACCCTGCTGATGAGAAAATTCAAACTGACAATattggcctcacacacacacacacacacacacacacacacacgcgcacacacacatgcgcacacacacacacacacaggcaagcccGGTCCTGACCTGAGTGAGCCAGCAGTTGGTCGTCATGATCTGTTCCCTCTCATTCTGCAAAACACAACAAGGaaattagatgtgtgtgtgtgtgtgggggggggggggttgggatggcatgagagagaaagtgtgtgttaaTGGAAGTAAGATAATCTTTGGCAAAAAATGGCAATCTATTTCTTtggtatacgtgtgtgtgtgtgtgtgtgtgtgtatgtgtgtgtgtgagtttgtgtgtacgtgtgtgtgtacttaccaCACTGATAAGCTGCGCGAGGGACACCTGGATGTAGATGGTGACCTGCTGGCTTTTGTTGACCGCTGGTCTGATCAACTTATTATACCGCTCCGGAGACAACAAGTGGTTTActagtctctcctccacctcagcgCCCAAGGcagctgcacgcacacacagacacacaagacaaTGGTCAAACTACAAGCACTAACATAAGAGTTTTAAAATGAGCACAAACCTTTAATACATTATAAGCCTAACCCTATACTAGCACCTTCTTGGAAGGCTAAACATATATTTTTAAGTATTCCCTGATCATAACATGACCCCATCCTGTCACAGTTTGTCACTGAAAACCCTCAAAACAACCTAAAGACCTATCTTCTATCTTTTGACGTCATCACAGTGAAACGGATATTCATACAAAACACCTATCATGCATCTGATACATATTCATGGTTTTGTTCAGAATCCATTTAGTACTGTATGCATCTGACTATCTCTCTTGGTGTATTTTCATGggtcccacacacatacacaaacatacacacacagctgtgtagcAGGCAGCCGCTAGTCATCGAGGCTTATCACACAGCCAGGCTGAGTCAGCACGTTCTC is part of the Osmerus eperlanus chromosome 13, fOsmEpe2.1, whole genome shotgun sequence genome and harbors:
- the LOC134032324 gene encoding neuronal acetylcholine receptor subunit beta-2-like produces the protein MAASVTATLALLVLTVASALGAEVEERLVNHLLSPERYNKLIRPAVNKSQQVTIYIQVSLAQLISVNEREQIMTTNCWLTQGWHDYRLMWDPEEYEGIKKIRLPSQHIWLPDIVLYNNADGTYEVSFYSNAVISNNGEVAWLPPAIYKSACKIEVRDFPFDQQNCTLKFRSWTYDRTEIDLILLSDFASRDDFKPSGEWDIVALPGRKNEDPFDATYLDITYDFIIKRKPLFYTINLIIPCVLITSLAILVFYLPSDCGEKMTLCISVLLALTVFLLLISKIVPPTSLAVPLIGKYLMFAMVLVTFSIVTSVCVLNVHHRSPSTHTMPPWVKRIFLYRLPSFLFMRRPGSSNIRERFRRKHHQRSYYSDLKLGDGAVAVAGAVAAAAESSPSSFFANEESARRYGWRISDLGDNTDLRKRMTVKCHAGVDEAVDGVRYVAEKMKSEDDDEGIIEDWKYVAMVIDRLFLWIFVLVCVTGTLGLFMQPLFQSYNTPTVDELEQN